Below is a genomic region from Acidimicrobiia bacterium.
ACCGACCGCGGGTTCGGCGTGCTGACGATCGACCTCGAAGGGGCGATCGGCGACGCGCTCCGTTTGCCGGCGGGCGACCCGAGCACGCTCCGCCGCCCACCCGCCGACGACGGCGAGTGCCGGTGGATCTACTTCTCGTCCGGTACGACGGCGGCACCCAAGGGCGTCCGCCACACCGACGCGTCGGTGATCGCGTCGTCGCGCGGCATGACGGACCACCTCGGGATCGGCGACGGCGACGTCTATCCGATCGCGTGGCCGGTCACCCACATCGGTGGTGTGACGATGATCGCGTCGGTGCTGCGCGCGGGCGGCCGCCTGGTGCTCTTCGACGGCTTCGACCCGGCGACGATCGGCGACGCGATGGCCGCAGTGCGGCCAACCCTGCTCGGCACCGGCGTCCCCTTCTTCCGCGCCTACCTCGACGCGCAACGGCGTCACGGCGACGCGCCGTTGTACCCCGCGTTGCGCGCGTTCACCGCGGGCGGCGCGCCGACACCACCCGAGCTCGTGCACGAGCTCGTCGACGTCTTCGGTGTCCACGTCGTCAGCTCGTGGGGCCTGACCGAGTTCCCGATCGCGACCTGCGCGTCGCCGTCCGATCCGGCCGACCAGCTCGTCTCGACCGTCGGTCGGGCCTCACCCGGCGTGCGCGTACGCGTCGTCGACGGCGAGCTGCGCCTGAAGGGCCCGCAGTGCTTCACGGGGTACGTCGACGCGACGCTCGACGCCGGCGCGTTCGACGACGACGGCTGGTTCCGCACCGGAGACCTGGGCGAGGTCGACGCCGACGGGTTCGTCACGATCACGGGGCGGCTCAAGGACGTGATCATCCGCAACGGCGAGAACATCTCCGCGCTCGAGCTCGAGGACGTGCTCCTGCGCCATCCCGACGTCGCGGACGTCGCGGTGATCGGCCTGCCGGATGCGCGGACCGGCGAGCGTGTCTGCGCGGTCGTCGTCGCGGTACCGGACCGCACGGTCACGCTCGACGTGATCGCCGCCCACTGCGCCGCGCAGGGACTCGCGCGTCAGAAGACGCCCGAGCAGGTGGAGCTGGTCGCGGCGATCGATCGCAACCCCATGGGGAAGGTCGTGAAGAGCGACCTCCAGGCGCGGATCCTGTCGTCGCGACGCTGACGCCGCCGCGACGTCGCGTCACGTCGCGTCAGGACAGCGCGAGCATCACGGCCGCGAACTGCACCGGCTCGTCGCCGATCACGCGCCAGCGGTGGTCGGTCCCGCGCTGGACGACCGCGTCGCCGGGACCGAGCTCGACCGAGTCGCCGCCGGCGAGGTCGAGACCGAGACGACCCGCGAGCACGACGTCGACGTCGATGCTGCGCGTCCGGTGCCAGCCCGCCTCGAGCGGCGGGCCCGGTTCCATGTCGACGCGCCGGAACCAGGCGCCGCCGGGCGGCGGTTCGAGTGCCCACGGTCCGGTCGGATCCCCGCCTTGCGTCGCGCGCGACAACGGGCCGCCGGTGTGCCAGACGTCGACGAGCCGTGTGGTTCCGCCTTCGAGGCTGCACGAAGGCGGTTCGTCGACGGCGGTGTCGTCGCCGGTGACGACGCGCCGCGCCGACGCGACCTCGCCGACCGACCACGTCATGTCGACCGACGGCTGCGACGGATCCGGGCGCAGCATCGCGACGAAGTACGTGCACGGTTCGTCGCCCGCGACGCGCCAGCGATGCGGCGCCGCGCGCTGGACCACGAAGTCGCCCGCACCGATCGTCGTCTCCCGCCCGTCGCCGGTGCCGAGCACGATCTCGCCGTCGAGCACGACGACGAAGTCGAGTGTGTCGGTCGCGTGCATGCCTGGCCGCGCGTCGTCGTCTCCCTCGACGCGCAGCCAGTCACCGCTCGGCGGGAGCCGGATCACACGCGCGCTCGCGCCGCCGGGTGGTGGTTCGAGCGGGAAGCCGCCACCCGTGCGGTCCGTGCCGTCGGCGACGTCGGCAGGCGGCCCCTCGAGCCAGAGGAGCTCCGCGACCCCGATGCCGCCCGCGACGTCGACGGTCCGGGGCGGGGGACCGTCGCTCGCGATGCCGTCGTCCGCCGTGACCACTCGTCGCCCGAACGCATTGGGTGTCATGACGAGCATGATCGCTCCTGGCGACGGATGGTGCCGTGTGCCAAGGTCGCCGCCATGCACGACATCGTCATCAGGGGCGGCACGATCGTCGACGGCACGGGCGCGCCACCGCGGAGCGGCGACGTCGCGGTCGACGACGGCGTGCTGACACAGGTCGGCGGCAGGGTCGGCGGCGCGGGCCGCCGCGAGATCGCCGCCGACGGCACGGTCGTCGCTCCCGGTTGGGTCGACATCCACACCCACTACGACGGTCAGGTCACGTGGGACCCGGAGCTGACGCCGTCGAGCTGGCACGGCGTCACGACGGTCGTGATGGGCAACTGCGGCGTCGGGTTCGCGCCGGTGCGGCCGGGCGACGAGGGATTCCTGATCGAGCTGATGGAGGGCGTCGAGGACATCCCGGGCACCGCGCTGCACGAGGGCATCGACTGGCAGTGGGAGAGCTTCGCCGAGTACCTCGATGCGCTCGAGCGCATCCCACGCGTGCTCGACGTCGCCGCGCAGGTCCCGCACGCCGCGGTCCGTGCATACACGATGGGCGAGCGCGCACACGAGGACGCCACGGCCGACGAGGTCCTCGCGATGGCGGCGGTCGTCGAGGACGCGTTGCGCGCCGGCGCGGTCGGGTTCACGACGTCGCGCACGGTGCTGCACAAGTCGCGGCACGGGCTCGTGCCCGGCACGTATGCGCCGGCGGACGAGCTGCTCGCGGTCGGCGACGCGATGGGACGGGTCGGGTGGCGGGCCTTCGAGGTCGTGTCCGACCACGTCGGGACCGTGCCGGAGATCGAGCTGCTCGTCGATCTCGCGAAGCGCAGTGGCGGGACGGTGACCTACGCGCTGGCGCAGTCACCGATCGATCCGGACATGCACCGGCGCGCCCTCGCCGACGCCGCGCGCTACCAGGCGGGCGGCGTCGCGATCGTCCCGCAGGTGTCGTCGCGGCCGACCGGGATGCTGTTCGGGCTGCAGTCGTCGCTGCACCCGTTCATCACGCACCCGACGTACCGTGCGTTGCGGGACCTGCCGCTCGACGAGCGCGTCGCGCGACTGCGTGACCCGGACGTGCGCGCGCGGCTCGTGAGCGAGTCACCCGCGACGGGCGACCGCATCGCGGCCGGGCTGATGACCCGCTTCTCGCAGATCTTCCCGCTCGGCGACCCACCCGACTACGAGCCCGCACCGTCGACGTCGATCGCGGCCGTCGCGGAGCGCGAGCGGCGCGACCCGCAGGAGGTCGCGCTGGACTGGCTGCTCGAGCGCGACGGCACGGCGTTGCTGTTCGCGCCGCTGGTGAGCTACGGCGACGGCAATCACGACGCGATCCGCGAGATGATGACGCACCCGGCGTCGGTGCTCGGCCTGTCTGATGGTGGCGCCCACTGCGGGCTCATCTGCGACGCGTCGATGCCGACGACGCTGCTCACGCACTGGGCACGCGACCGGTCGCGCGGCGAGCGAATCGCGCTCGAGGAAGCGGTCCGGCTGCAGACGTCGCGCACGGCCGAGGTCTACGGCTTCCGTGACCGCGGCACGCTCGCGCCCGGACTGCGCGCCGATCTCAACGTCATCGACGTCGACGGTCTCACGGTGCACGAGCCCGAGATGGTCTTCGACCTGCCCGCCGGTGGGCGCCGGCTCGTGCAGCACGTCGACGGCTACGAGGCGACGATCTGCGCGGGCCAGGTCACGTTCGAGGCGGGCGAGCCGACCGGCGCCCGCCCCGGTCGCCTCGTCCGGGCGCGCTGACCCCGAAAGATGCGGCACTGAGCGCCGCATAGCGATACTGAGTGCCGCATCTCGCGTGTTCCGACGACCAACGGAGCTGCACATGACCGCGACGAGCAGCACGGCCACACCGGTTCGCCATCCCGACCGCCTGTACATCGGGGGCGAGTGGGTCGCGCCGTCGACCGGGTCGACCATCGACGTCATCGACTCCGGGACGGAGGAGCTCTACTACCGGGTCGCGGAGGCCCAGGCCTCGGACATCGACCGAGCCGTCACCGCGGCGCGGGCCGCGTTCGACGAAGGGACGTGGCCGTCGCTCACGCACAAGGAGCGTGCGGACTACCTGCGCGCGCTGGGCGCCGCGCTCGCACCGCGCGCGGACGCGCTGGCGCAGCTCTGGCCGCGCGAGTCGGGCACGATCGCCAAGATGGCGAAGTTCGCCGCCATGGTGATGCAGAAGGACTTCGACGCCTACGCGTCGCTCGCCGACACGTTCGCGTTCGAGGAGCCCGCGACACCGTCGCAGGGCGGCTTCGGTCTGATCGTGCGCGAGCCCGTCGGCACGGTCGGGGCGATCGTGCCGTGGAACAGCCCGCACGCGCTGATCCCGCACAAGATCGGGCCCGCGTTGCTCGCCGGCTGCACCGTCGTGCTGAAGATGTCGCCCGAGGCCCCCGGCGCGGGGTACGTCGTCGCGGAGGCAGCCGAGGAGATCGGCCTCCCGCCCGGCGTCCTGAACGTCGTGACCGCCGACCGGGAGGTGTCGGAGCTGTTGGTGCGCGATCCGCGCATCGACAAGATCACGTTCACGGGCTCGACCGCCGCGGGACGGAAGATCGGCGCGATCCTCGGCGAGCGGATCGCGCGGATGACGCTCGAGCTCGGTGGCAAGTCGGCCGCGGTGATCCTCGACGACGCCGACATCGAGACGGCCGCGAAGACGCTCGCCCGGGCCGAGTGCGCGATGACCGGTCAGGTCTGCTCGTCGCTCACGCGCATCGTCGTCACCAACAAGCGTCACGACGCGATGGTCGAGGCGCTCGCGGAGAGCTTCGGGCGCGTGCGTGTCGGTGACCCGTTCGACGATCAGACGCAGATGGGTCCGCTCGCGATGGAGCGCCAACGCGCCCGCGTCGAGGGCTACATCAAGAAGGGCGTCGACGAGGGCGCGACGCTCGCCGCCGGCGGCAAGCGGCCCGCGCATCTCGAGCGCGGGTGGTTCATCGAGCCGACGGTGTTCGGCAACGTCGACAACTCGGCGACGATCGCACAGGAGGAGATCTTCGGGCCCGTCCTGAGCGTCATCCCCGCTGCCGACGAGCAGGACGCCGTGCGGATCGCGAACGACACGATCTACGGGCTCAACTCCGCGGTGTTCACGCCGGACCCCGAGCGGGCGCGCTCGGTCGCCGCCAAGCTGCGCGCCGGGACGGTCGGCATGAATTCGTTCCGCACGGACTTCGGCATCGCGTTCGGCGGGTTCAAGCAGTCCGGCATCGGCCGCGAGGGTGGCAAGGAAGGTCTCGTCCACTTCCTCGAGACCAAGACCGTCATCCTCGACGAGCCGCCGGCCGGGTACGACGCGAACGACTGACGTCACCCGTCACTCGTGCGTCGCTCGACCGCGTATGGCGCGGTTCGACGACGCACGAAGGGGTCAGCGCGCCGCGGTGAGCTCGACCGCCGTCGCGACGACGTCGCGTTGCCGGTACTCGCGGACGCCGCCGCGCAGCTGCACGGTCGCGGACGCTTTCCCGACGCGGAACGTGAACGAGCCTGGCTCGACGACGAAGCGCATGTCCGGGTCGTAGAACGCGAGCCGACTCGGGTGGACGGTGAAGCGGACCGTCCGCCGTTCGCCGGGCCCGAGCGCGACCTTGGCGAACCCGCACAGCGCACGCTCGGGACGCGCCACGGACGCGACGTCGTCGCCGACGGTGAGCTTCACGACGTCGATGCCCGGGCGGTCGCTCGTGTTGCGCGTCTCGATCGACAGGACGACGGGTTCGGTCGTCGACCCCTCGCGCTCGATGTCGAGCGGGCCCCGCTCGAACGTCGCATACGAGAGCCCGTGACCGAGCGGGAACAACGGCGTACGGGAGCAGTCCGTGTAGTCGCCGTAGAACATGCTGCGCCCGCCGCCCGCACGCGGTGACCGGTACACCGGCACCTGTCCGACCGTGCGCGGGATCGACACCGGCAGCCGGCCCGACGCGTCGATCCGACCGGTGAGCACGTCGGCGATCGCGTTCCCGCCCTCCTCGCCGGGCAGCCACGCGTACACGAGCGCAGACGCGCGCTCCGCGATGTCCGCCAGCGCGTGGACGCGCCCGCTGACGACGACGACGACCGTCGGCGTGCCCGTCGCGAGCACCGCGTCCACGAGCTCGTGCTGGACGCCGGTCAGCGCGAGCGAGGTCGCGTCGCGCGCTTCGCCCACCGTGGAGTGCGGTTGGAGCCCGGACTCGCCGCCGACGAACACGATCGCGACGTCCGCGCCTGCCGCGACGGACGCGGCCGCGGCAATGCCGTCGGCGTCGTCACCGGTCACCGCGCAGCCGCGCTCGTACGCGACGCGGTCGCCGTAGACGTCGCGCAACGCGGCGAGCGGCGTCACGTGATGCGTGAAGTACGGGCCGGCCTGGAGCGACCCCTGCTCGTCGCTGGCGGGGACGAGCGCCGACGCCGCACCCTCGTACACGATCTCGACGTGGGCGGGGTAGTGGTAGTCGCCCTGCAGGAGGCGCGGGTCGTCGGCTGAGGGCCCGATGACCGCGAGCGACCCGA
It encodes:
- a CDS encoding aldehyde dehydrogenase, which codes for MTATSSTATPVRHPDRLYIGGEWVAPSTGSTIDVIDSGTEELYYRVAEAQASDIDRAVTAARAAFDEGTWPSLTHKERADYLRALGAALAPRADALAQLWPRESGTIAKMAKFAAMVMQKDFDAYASLADTFAFEEPATPSQGGFGLIVREPVGTVGAIVPWNSPHALIPHKIGPALLAGCTVVLKMSPEAPGAGYVVAEAAEEIGLPPGVLNVVTADREVSELLVRDPRIDKITFTGSTAAGRKIGAILGERIARMTLELGGKSAAVILDDADIETAAKTLARAECAMTGQVCSSLTRIVVTNKRHDAMVEALAESFGRVRVGDPFDDQTQMGPLAMERQRARVEGYIKKGVDEGATLAAGGKRPAHLERGWFIEPTVFGNVDNSATIAQEEIFGPVLSVIPAADEQDAVRIANDTIYGLNSAVFTPDPERARSVAAKLRAGTVGMNSFRTDFGIAFGGFKQSGIGREGGKEGLVHFLETKTVILDEPPAGYDAND
- a CDS encoding amidohydrolase family protein codes for the protein MHDIVIRGGTIVDGTGAPPRSGDVAVDDGVLTQVGGRVGGAGRREIAADGTVVAPGWVDIHTHYDGQVTWDPELTPSSWHGVTTVVMGNCGVGFAPVRPGDEGFLIELMEGVEDIPGTALHEGIDWQWESFAEYLDALERIPRVLDVAAQVPHAAVRAYTMGERAHEDATADEVLAMAAVVEDALRAGAVGFTTSRTVLHKSRHGLVPGTYAPADELLAVGDAMGRVGWRAFEVVSDHVGTVPEIELLVDLAKRSGGTVTYALAQSPIDPDMHRRALADAARYQAGGVAIVPQVSSRPTGMLFGLQSSLHPFITHPTYRALRDLPLDERVARLRDPDVRARLVSESPATGDRIAAGLMTRFSQIFPLGDPPDYEPAPSTSIAAVAERERRDPQEVALDWLLERDGTALLFAPLVSYGDGNHDAIREMMTHPASVLGLSDGGAHCGLICDASMPTTLLTHWARDRSRGERIALEEAVRLQTSRTAEVYGFRDRGTLAPGLRADLNVIDVDGLTVHEPEMVFDLPAGGRRLVQHVDGYEATICAGQVTFEAGEPTGARPGRLVRAR
- a CDS encoding cupin domain-containing protein, which encodes MLVMTPNAFGRRVVTADDGIASDGPPPRTVDVAGGIGVAELLWLEGPPADVADGTDRTGGGFPLEPPPGGASARVIRLPPSGDWLRVEGDDDARPGMHATDTLDFVVVLDGEIVLGTGDGRETTIGAGDFVVQRAAPHRWRVAGDEPCTYFVAMLRPDPSQPSVDMTWSVGEVASARRVVTGDDTAVDEPPSCSLEGGTTRLVDVWHTGGPLSRATQGGDPTGPWALEPPPGGAWFRRVDMEPGPPLEAGWHRTRSIDVDVVLAGRLGLDLAGGDSVELGPGDAVVQRGTDHRWRVIGDEPVQFAAVMLALS
- a CDS encoding AMP-binding protein; amino-acid sequence: MTVWDLVVAAAGERPERVVFADSHGRSLTTVELRDAAERVAAGLDVTAGQFVSWQLPTVLESVVLLVALARVGAVQNPIIPILREREVGSIVDQIGTSLLVVPETWRGFAHGDMARALATDRGFGVLTIDLEGAIGDALRLPAGDPSTLRRPPADDGECRWIYFSSGTTAAPKGVRHTDASVIASSRGMTDHLGIGDGDVYPIAWPVTHIGGVTMIASVLRAGGRLVLFDGFDPATIGDAMAAVRPTLLGTGVPFFRAYLDAQRRHGDAPLYPALRAFTAGGAPTPPELVHELVDVFGVHVVSSWGLTEFPIATCASPSDPADQLVSTVGRASPGVRVRVVDGELRLKGPQCFTGYVDATLDAGAFDDDGWFRTGDLGEVDADGFVTITGRLKDVIIRNGENISALELEDVLLRHPDVADVAVIGLPDARTGERVCAVVVAVPDRTVTLDVIAAHCAAQGLARQKTPEQVELVAAIDRNPMGKVVKSDLQARILSSRR